The genomic segment CGACGCCGCGGCAACGAGCTCGTCCGAACGCGACGGTGCGACCGCCTGCACCGAACGGAGCAGTTCGGCGGCACGCGTTCGGTTTTCCGCATCATAATGCAGTTTGGCAAGCTCGATGTAGAGATCAAATGATTCTTCGCCCTCGGTCAGATTTTCTTCAAGGATCTTGATCGCCGCGTCGGTCCTTCCTTCCCGCATATATTCGCGGGCGCGTTGCAGCGCTTTGTTCGCGTCTTTTCCGGCAAAAATATCGAACACCGTGATCTATCCTTATTGCATGATTTAATGATCAGGCGGGCAGAAGTGTCTTAACCTGGTTCCCTTCTCCTGAATTTTAGAACGTTTTGGCAATTGACAAGATGCTTTTCAATTGCTCATCCGTTTTCCTCAACCGAGCTGACAGCGTCTTGGTGAAGACCCAGAGCAATTTGTACGCAATGCCCGTTTCCTGGGCCAGCAACCTTCGGAAATCATCCTTGCCGATCGACAGCACGATCGTATCGTCGTTGGCAATGGCGGACGCGGAACGCGGAGCATCGTCGATCAAAGCCATCTCCCCGAAATACTCGCCTTCCCTCAAAACCGTCAATGCTTCTTCACCGACGCCCGGCACGATCGTGGAGATGCGGATGCTCCCGGATACGATGAGAAAAAAAGCATCGCCGCTGTCGCCTTCCTTGAAGATGATCTCGTTTTTCTTAAGCCGCCGTTCTTTGGAGATCGAAATGAGGATGTCCATCTCGCTTGGAGTCAGCTCGCGGAACAAGTAAACCTGACTAAGCGCTTCCTTCTCTCTCATCGCGACTCCATGGTCAGCCGGCACCTCTCTCCGCGTTTTATCTTGAGCACATCCAGTTCGTTCAACAAAAGGCCGATCGACGCCTTCTCGAACACGCTCACGATCTGGATCTTTCCGATCGTATAATCGGGCTGTTTCTTGCCGCCGACGTTCCGCTCCTGGTATAGATCGAACATATCACCGACCGCCACCTCGGCTTCTTCCCCCT from the bacterium genome contains:
- a CDS encoding cyclic nucleotide-binding domain-containing protein, which translates into the protein MREKEALSQVYLFRELTPSEMDILISISKERRLKKNEIIFKEGDSGDAFFLIVSGSIRISTIVPGVGEEALTVLREGEYFGEMALIDDAPRSASAIANDDTIVLSIGKDDFRRLLAQETGIAYKLLWVFTKTLSARLRKTDEQLKSILSIAKTF